Part of the Streptomyces sp. f51 genome is shown below.
CTTGACGGTCTTCGTGTAGAGGAAGCCGCGCTCGCGGAGGTTCTCGTTCGCGCCCCAGCCGCGCCGCGTGATGATCGTCGGGCGCGGGCCGATGTACGGCGTCGCGCGCCGGTCGGTCCTGCCGTCGGGGAAGTACGTGCGCTCGGTCTCCTGCCGGGAGAGCGCGGGGATCACGGTGGCCCGGGCACCCTCGCCGCCGGCCGCGCCCTCGCTGCCCGCCGCGCCGTCGCCGGCCGACACTCCCGCTCCCCGCGCGCCCGCGTGCACGCCCCTGGCGCGCAGGCCCGAGGGCGCGCCCGCGGCCCGTCCGGCCGTCCGGGTGCCGGGGGCCGGGGGATCTCCGCCGGGATCGACGAGTTCGAGGCGCAGGCCGCCGGGGAGGGGCGCGGCCGCCGGGGAGGCCAGGCTCCTGTCCCGCGGTCCGTCCGCGCCGTCCTCCTCCGGGCCCTGTGCGGCGTCCCGCGCCGCCTTCTCGGCCTCGACGCGGACCTCGACGCCGTCCGAGTTCCCCACCCACAGCGGGGCGGTGGAGCCGTGCACCCGGCGCGAGGTGCTCTCGGCGGTGTCCGGGTCGGGGGCGTGCTCGTCGTTGTGGGTCTCGACGTCCTGCCAGTCCGACCAGTCGCCGGTGCCGGCCGTCCTGGTGCGGACCTGGACCCGGCCGTTCAGCTCGCTGGCCGGGTCGTCCCAGATCACACCGACCAGGGAGAACGGCCGTACGTCGCGGCGGGCGAGGCCCTGCGTCTGCGCGCTCGGGCCGAGGGAGCGTTTGCGGGTGAGGGGGACCAGGGGCAGGGACTGGGTGCTGCCGGGGGCGGCTGCCTCCGACGTCACCGTCGACGGCCCTGCCTGGGCCGCGGTGGCGGGCAGGGTGAGCGGAAGGGCGAGAGCGGCCGCGCAGGTGACGCCGACCGAGGAACCAAGGAATCCACGCATGCTCCTGATCCTGGACATAATCATAGATATCTGTCCATTGCGGAATTGACGGACCGTCGGACGCGCTGCGCCGAACCGGTGGCGCGCTCGGCCCGTGCCGCGCGGCGGCCCCGCGTACGCTTGCGCGCGTGAAAGCCACCGACCGCACCCCTGCCGACCTGCTGCGATCCGCGCTCTCCGAGGACCCCGCGCGTCCTTTGGTGACCTTCTACGACGACGAGACGGGCGAACGGGTCGAATTGTCCGTGGCCACCTTCGCCAATTGGGTGGCCAAGACCGCCAATCTGCTCCAGGGCGAGCTGTCCGCCGAGCCCGGCGAGCGGGTCGCGCTGCTGCTGCCCGCGCACTGGCAGACGGCGGTGTGGCTGCTCGCCTGCTCCTCGGTCGGCGTCGTCGCGGATCTCGGCGGGGACCCGGCGGCCGCCGACCATGTCGTCGCGGGCCCCGGCCGGTTCGAGGCCGGGCTCGCCTGTTCCGGTGAGCGGATCGCCCTCTCGCTCGCCCCGCTCGGCCGCCGCTTCCCGACGCCTCCGGCCGGGTACGCCGACTACGCCGTCGAGGTGCCGAGCCAGGGCGACCGTTTCGCGCCGTACGCGCCGGTCGACCCGGAGGAGCGGGCGCTGGTCGTCGCGGGGGCCGCGTACACGGGCGCGGAGGTCGTGGAGCAGGCCCGCGCCGACGCCCCGGGGCTGGATCTGACGGGCCCCGGTTCACGCATCCTGTCGGCGCTCCCGTACGACACCTGGGAGGGCGTGGCCGCGGGTCTGTACGCGCCCCTCGCCACCGGCGGGTCCGTGGTGCTGTGCCGCAACCTCGGCCTCCTGGACGAGGACGCGCTCGCCCGGCGGATCGAGAGCGAGCGGGTGACCGCCACGGCCCGCTAGGGCGGCCCCCGGCGGCGGCCCCCGGCCGGCCGGTCCCGGAGGGGCGCCGGGCGCGTCCCCCGTTCGGCCCATCACCGGCCCCCCTCGGCCGTCGCGCCGGGACATGGT
Proteins encoded:
- a CDS encoding peptidoglycan recognition protein, with amino-acid sequence MRGFLGSSVGVTCAAALALPLTLPATAAQAGPSTVTSEAAAPGSTQSLPLVPLTRKRSLGPSAQTQGLARRDVRPFSLVGVIWDDPASELNGRVQVRTRTAGTGDWSDWQDVETHNDEHAPDPDTAESTSRRVHGSTAPLWVGNSDGVEVRVEAEKAARDAAQGPEEDGADGPRDRSLASPAAAPLPGGLRLELVDPGGDPPAPGTRTAGRAAGAPSGLRARGVHAGARGAGVSAGDGAAGSEGAAGGEGARATVIPALSRQETERTYFPDGRTDRRATPYIGPRPTIITRRGWGANENLRERGFLYTKTVKAAFVHHTASGNKYTCSQAPSVIRSIYRYHVVSSGWRDIGYNFLVDKCGNIYEGRAGGVAKAVMGAHTRGFNTNSMGIAVIGSFGSTKPTDAALKAISRLTAWKLGLYGADPRGKTYLKSAGGNLYRKGKNVRLNVISGHRDGFATECPGRLLYGKLGTARTTAARYQGR
- a CDS encoding TIGR03089 family protein; protein product: MKATDRTPADLLRSALSEDPARPLVTFYDDETGERVELSVATFANWVAKTANLLQGELSAEPGERVALLLPAHWQTAVWLLACSSVGVVADLGGDPAAADHVVAGPGRFEAGLACSGERIALSLAPLGRRFPTPPAGYADYAVEVPSQGDRFAPYAPVDPEERALVVAGAAYTGAEVVEQARADAPGLDLTGPGSRILSALPYDTWEGVAAGLYAPLATGGSVVLCRNLGLLDEDALARRIESERVTATAR